A single window of Sphingobacterium sp. ML3W DNA harbors:
- a CDS encoding DUF6814 family protein, translating to MDNLKRILGILWIALALYTAYFCLFELAIPKIKIGHQEDLVFGIIIMFILTPIISIGLGLFGYYSLCGDYAKDKT from the coding sequence ATGGATAATCTAAAAAGAATATTAGGCATCCTCTGGATAGCACTCGCCCTATACACCGCATATTTTTGCCTATTTGAATTGGCGATTCCTAAAATAAAAATAGGACATCAAGAAGATTTAGTCTTCGGAATCATCATTATGTTCATTTTAACGCCAATTATTTCAATTGGACTTGGGCTTTTTGGGTATTATTCGCTCTGCGGAGACTATGCAAAAGATAAGACATAA
- the dprA gene encoding DNA-processing protein DprA, with amino-acid sequence MNFYHQIALTKIKGVGPKTARILLAQCGSVQEILETKASTLATIPGVNSKTAAEIASKNYQKATEKEIAFIKKHQIQVLWIANPDYPQKLKNCEDAPLVLYYKGNADLNKERVVSIVGTRNATNYGRHICEMLLEQLKPLDTTIISGLAYGIDIMAHKNALKQQIPTIGVLGHGLDRIYPASHREVASAMLQQGGLITEFPSDSNLDRQNFPMRNRIIAGMSDVTIVVEAATKGGALITAEIANSYNRDVCAFPGAIDSPYSAGCNYLIKTNRAHLIRDVKDLCYLMNWENQKVKEAIQLTLMPPELNEAQLYLYLFIQDKQQVGIDEISRYCAWPQSKLAMVLLEMEMSGHITSLPGKIYQL; translated from the coding sequence ATGAACTTTTATCATCAAATAGCACTCACCAAAATCAAGGGAGTAGGTCCTAAAACTGCGCGGATTTTACTCGCTCAGTGTGGATCTGTGCAAGAGATTTTAGAAACAAAGGCCAGCACATTAGCAACAATACCAGGGGTAAATAGTAAAACAGCCGCAGAAATAGCCAGTAAAAACTATCAAAAAGCCACAGAAAAAGAAATTGCATTTATTAAAAAGCATCAAATCCAAGTATTATGGATTGCAAATCCAGACTACCCACAGAAATTAAAAAATTGTGAAGATGCACCGCTAGTCCTATACTACAAAGGCAATGCAGACCTCAATAAAGAACGAGTAGTCAGTATTGTAGGAACAAGAAATGCAACAAACTATGGTCGGCATATTTGCGAAATGCTCCTAGAACAGCTGAAACCATTAGATACCACCATCATCAGTGGACTTGCTTACGGTATCGATATCATGGCCCATAAAAATGCTTTAAAACAACAAATACCCACAATTGGTGTATTGGGACACGGGTTAGACCGTATCTATCCAGCCAGTCATAGAGAAGTCGCATCTGCAATGCTACAACAAGGGGGCTTAATAACCGAATTCCCCTCAGACAGCAATTTAGATCGTCAGAACTTCCCCATGCGCAACCGCATAATTGCAGGTATGTCCGACGTCACTATTGTCGTAGAAGCCGCCACAAAAGGAGGAGCACTTATTACTGCAGAAATAGCCAACAGCTACAACCGCGATGTATGTGCATTTCCAGGAGCAATAGACAGCCCCTATTCTGCCGGATGCAATTACCTGATCAAAACCAATCGCGCTCATCTCATCAGAGATGTTAAAGATTTGTGCTACCTCATGAATTGGGAAAATCAAAAAGTAAAAGAGGCTATTCAGCTCACGCTCATGCCTCCAGAGCTCAATGAAGCACAGCTTTACCTCTATCTTTTCATCCAAGATAAACAACAAGTGGGCATTGACGAAATCAGTAGATACTGCGCATGGCCACAAAGTAAGCTAGCCATGGTACTTCTAGAAATGGAAATGAGTGGCCATATCACCTCTTTACCCGGAAAAATATACCAACTATAA
- the rsmG gene encoding 16S rRNA (guanine(527)-N(7))-methyltransferase RsmG: MNPTVDIIYQYFPNLTEVQKTQFAQLAELYPFWNNQINVISRKDVESLYLHHVLHSLGIAKYAMTFAPGTRILDVGTGGGFPGIPLAILFPEVHFHLVDSIGKKIKVVREIAAALGLKNVEADHIRAEQLDDKYDFVVSRAVTRLADFAPWIRNKFLKQDKNGVPNGILYLKGGDLKEEIKESRLKAELHPLSDYFKEDFFETKYVVYVPM; the protein is encoded by the coding sequence TCAATATTTTCCGAACTTAACAGAAGTTCAGAAAACCCAGTTTGCACAACTAGCAGAGCTATATCCATTCTGGAATAACCAGATCAATGTCATTTCACGCAAAGACGTGGAAAGCCTTTATTTGCACCATGTGTTACATTCACTGGGCATCGCTAAGTATGCGATGACATTTGCACCAGGCACACGTATCTTAGACGTAGGCACAGGAGGTGGATTTCCAGGGATTCCACTCGCTATACTATTTCCAGAAGTCCACTTTCACTTAGTAGACTCCATAGGAAAAAAGATAAAAGTCGTACGCGAAATTGCAGCAGCATTGGGGTTAAAGAATGTAGAAGCCGATCACATCCGTGCAGAACAGTTAGATGATAAATACGATTTTGTCGTATCACGAGCAGTAACACGATTAGCAGATTTTGCACCTTGGATACGCAACAAGTTTCTCAAACAAGATAAAAATGGAGTCCCTAACGGTATCCTATACCTCAAAGGTGGCGATTTAAAAGAAGAGATTAAAGAATCACGCTTAAAAGCGGAATTGCATCCCTTATCAGATTACTTCAAAGAAGATTTCTTTGAAACAAAATATGTCGTTTATGTCCCTATGTAA